Proteins from a genomic interval of Dama dama isolate Ldn47 chromosome 1, ASM3311817v1, whole genome shotgun sequence:
- the LOC133056696 gene encoding olfactory receptor 5B2-like isoform X2, translated as MTPMENKTEVTEFILLGLTDAPGLQVPLFMMFTLIYIITVVGNLGMITLILLDPHLHTPMYFFLSNLSLVDFGCSSAVTPNVIAGFLTGNKVISYNACAAQMFFFIVFGTGESYLLASMAYDRYAAVCKPLRYATTMTKNRSNVVNHFFCDVPAVTILSCSDKHIRMDLEIIISDKNPGQRR; from the exons ATGACACCCATGGAGAACAAAACAGAAGTGACTGAATTCATCCTCCTAGGACTTACTGATGCCCCAGGACTACAGGTCCCACTCTTCATGATGTTTACCCTCATTTACATTATCACTGTAGTTGGAAATCTGGGGATGATCACGTTGATTCTGTTGGACCCTCACCTTCACACTCCTATGTACTTTTTCCTGAGTAATCTCTCTCTGGTGGACTTTGGTTGCTCCTCAGCAGTCACACCCAATGTGATAGCAGGATTCCTCACAGGAAATAAGGTCATTTCTTACAATGCATGTGCTGCTCAGatgttcttttttatagtctTTGGCACCGGGGAAAGTTACCTCTTGGCTTCAATGGCTTATGACCGCTACGCAGCAGTGTGCAAGCCCCTGCGTTATGCCACCACCATGACAAAAAACAG GTCCAATGTGGTCAACCACTTTTTCTGTGATGTTCCAGCAGTCACGATTCTTTCTTGCTCTGATAAGCACATCA ggatggacctggagattatcatatcagataaa AATCCAGGCCAGAGGAGATAG
- the LOC133056702 gene encoding olfactory receptor 5B12-like, translating to MDNTTEVTEFVLVGLSDDPEVQILLFLTFSLIYLLTLVGNLGMTELILLDSRLHTPMYLFLSQLSLVDLGYSSAVTPKVMAGFVTGDKTISYEACATQFFFFVAFITVESFLLAAMAYDRYAAVCKPLHYTTAMTTKACARLLTGCYFCGFLNACVHTGNVFRLSFCRSNVVNHFFCDAPPLLALSCSDGYVSEMVIFFVVGFNDLFSILVIFISYLFIFITILRMRSSEGRQKAFSTCASHLTAVSIFYGTGTFMYLQPSSSHSMGTDKMASVFYAIVIPMLNPLVYSLRNKEVKGAFKTAVGKAKSSIGFIF from the coding sequence ATGGACAACACTACAGAGGTGACTGAGTTCGTCCTTGTGGGGTTATCCGATGACCCGGAAGTGCAGATCCTGCTCTTCCTCACCTTCTCTCTCATCTACCTCCTCACCCTGGTTGGGAACCTGGGGATGACCGAGCTGATCCTGCTGGACTCTCGTCTCCACACGCCCATGTACCTCTTCCTCAGCCAGCTCTCTCTGGTGGACTTAGGTTACTCCTCAGCGGTCACTCCCAAAGTGATGGCAGGATTCGTCACAGGAGACAAAACCATTTCCTACGAGGCTTGTGCCACCCAGTTCTTCTTCTTCGTGGCCTTTATCACCGTAGAAAGTTTCCTCTTGGCCGCAATGGCTTATGACCGCTATGCAGCCGTGTGCAAGCCCCTGCACTACACCACCGCCATGACGACCAAAGCGTGCGCACGTCTGCTCACAGGCTGCTACTTCTGCGGCTTCCTGAATGCCTGCGTCCACACCGGGAACGTCTTCAGGCTCTCCTTCTGTAGGTCCAACGTGGTCAACCACTTCTTTTGTGACGCTCCTCCTCTGCTGGCTCTCTCGTGCTCAGACGGCTACGTCAGTGAGATGGTTATTTTCTTCGTGGTGGGTTTCAATGACCTCTTTTCTATTCTGGTCATCTTCATCTCCTACCTGTTTATATTTATCACCATTCTGAGGATGCGCTCATCTGAAGGACGCCAGAAGGCCTTTTCCACCTGTGCTTCCCACCTCACTGCTGTCTCCATCTTCTATGGGACAGGCACCTTCATGTACTTACAGCCCAGCTCCAGCCACTCCATGGGCACAGACAAAATGGCGTCTGTGTTCTATGCCATAGTCATCCCCATGCTGAATCCACTGgtctacagcctgaggaacaaAGAGGTCAAGGGTGCCTTTAAAACGGCTGTGGGGAAGGCAAAGTCTTCTAtaggatttatattttaa
- the LOC133056696 gene encoding olfactory receptor 5B2-like isoform X1, whose protein sequence is MTPMENKTEVTEFILLGLTDAPGLQVPLFMMFTLIYIITVVGNLGMITLILLDPHLHTPMYFFLSNLSLVDFGCSSAVTPNVIAGFLTGNKVISYNACAAQMFFFIVFGTGESYLLASMAYDRYAAVCKPLRYATTMTKNRSNVVNHFFCDVPAVTILSCSDKHIKSRPEEIVEPQTRKNLDYRSTEFP, encoded by the exons ATGACACCCATGGAGAACAAAACAGAAGTGACTGAATTCATCCTCCTAGGACTTACTGATGCCCCAGGACTACAGGTCCCACTCTTCATGATGTTTACCCTCATTTACATTATCACTGTAGTTGGAAATCTGGGGATGATCACGTTGATTCTGTTGGACCCTCACCTTCACACTCCTATGTACTTTTTCCTGAGTAATCTCTCTCTGGTGGACTTTGGTTGCTCCTCAGCAGTCACACCCAATGTGATAGCAGGATTCCTCACAGGAAATAAGGTCATTTCTTACAATGCATGTGCTGCTCAGatgttcttttttatagtctTTGGCACCGGGGAAAGTTACCTCTTGGCTTCAATGGCTTATGACCGCTACGCAGCAGTGTGCAAGCCCCTGCGTTATGCCACCACCATGACAAAAAACAG GTCCAATGTGGTCAACCACTTTTTCTGTGATGTTCCAGCAGTCACGATTCTTTCTTGCTCTGATAAGCACATCA AATCCAGGCCAGAGGAGATAGTGGAGCCACAAACCAGAAAGAACTTGGATTACCGTTCTACTGAGTTTCCATAG
- the LOC133056689 gene encoding olfactory receptor 5B3-like, with product MENNTGVTEFILLGLTSAPGLQVPLFIVFTLIYLFSVVGNLGMIVVILMDSRLHVPMYFFLSNLSLVDFCYSTAVTPKVMAELLMGDQVISYNACAAQMFFFVALATVENFLLASMAYDRYAAVCKPLHYTTTMTTSVCAGLAAGSYVYSFLNASVHIRDTFSLSFCRSNLVHHFFCDVPAVMALSCSDRHVSELVLVFVASFNIFFALLVILVSYLFIFVTILKMHSAEGYQKALSTCTSHLTTVSIFYGTVIFMYSQPSSSHSMDVDKIASVFYTMVIPMLNPLVYSLRNKEVKSAFKKAVEKANLSLGFTF from the coding sequence ATGGAGAATAATACAGGGGTGACTGAATTCATCCTGCTGGGACTCACCAGTGCCCCCGGACTGCAGGTCCCCTTGTTCATCGTGTTTACTCTCATCTACCTCTTCAGCGTGGTTGGAAACCTGGGGATGATCGTTGTGATCCTCATGGACTCTCGTCTCCACGtccccatgtactttttccttaGTAACCTGTCTTTGGTGGACTTTTGCTATTCTACAGCTGTCACTCCCAAGGTGATGGCTGAGCTGCTTATGGGAGACCAGGTCATCTCCTACAATGCATGTGCTGCTCAGATGTTCTTTTTTGTAGCCCTGGCCACCGTGGAAAATTTCCTCTTGGCATCAATGGCTTATGATCGCTATGCAGCCGTGTGCAAACCCCTACACTACACGACCACCATGACAACCAGTGTGTGTGCGGGTCTGGCCGCAGGCTCTTACGTCTACAGCTTTCTGAACGCCTCTGTTCACATCAGGGACACATTCAGTCTCTCTTTCTGTAGGTCCAATCTAGTCCATCACTTTTTCTGTGATGTTCCAGCAGTCATGGCCCTCTCTTGCTCTGATAGACATGTTAGTGAGCTAGTTCTTGTCTTTGTGGCAAGCTTCAATATCTTTTTTGCCCTCTTGGTTATCTTGGTTTCCTAcctgttcatatttgtcaccaTCCTGAAGATGCACTCGGCTGAGGGATATCAAAAGGCTTTATCCACCTGCACTTCTCACCTCACCACAGTCTCCATCTTCTACGGGACAGTCATCTTTATGTACTCCCAGCCCAGCTCCAGTCATTCCATGGATGTAGACAAAATCGCGTCTGTGTTCTATACCATGGTcatccccatgctgaaccccctgGTCTATAGTTTAAGAAACAAGGAGGTTAAAAGTGCTTTCAAGAAGGCAGTTGAAAAAGCAAACTTGTCTCTAGGCTTCACCTTTTAA